One part of the Halobacteria archaeon AArc-dxtr1 genome encodes these proteins:
- a CDS encoding transcriptional regulator → MREADETTRQRLADALREEAARPSELAARLDLTPHAVVEHVEHVARSVEGTDADEQLLVAPPTCRACGFDAFDDPVNLPSRCPSCKSEDVAEPAFTIE, encoded by the coding sequence ATGCGGGAAGCAGACGAGACGACGAGACAGCGCCTCGCAGACGCCCTCCGAGAGGAAGCCGCACGCCCGTCAGAGTTGGCTGCCCGGTTGGATCTGACACCCCACGCAGTCGTCGAGCACGTCGAACACGTCGCCCGATCCGTCGAGGGAACCGACGCCGACGAGCAGTTGCTGGTCGCACCGCCGACGTGTCGTGCGTGTGGATTCGACGCGTTCGACGATCCGGTCAACCTCCCCTCGCGATGTCCCTCCTGTAAGAGCGAGGACGTCGCTGAACCGGCGTTTACGATCGAGTGA
- a CDS encoding NDP-sugar synthase produces the protein MKAVVLAGGYATRMWPITKHRPKMFLPIGESTVIDRIFAELEADDRIDEVFVSTNERFAPDFEAHLEDQPYEKPTLSIEETEAEDEKFGVVGALAQLIDREGVDDDLLVIAGDNLMSFAVADFIDYFEAKGAPTLAAYDVGSRDQAKSYGLVDLEGDRVVDFQEKPDDPKSTLVSIACYAFPRDSLSLLPTYLEDGNNPDEPGWFVQWLQNREPTYAYTFEGAWYDIGTPESYLDAVAWHLDGDSLVSESASLEDATIGENVHVMEGATLVDTHLEHAVIFPDAVVQSGDVRRSIIDEGTRLENLDLAGALIGAHTTITNGVSE, from the coding sequence ATGAAGGCCGTCGTGCTTGCTGGCGGATACGCGACCCGAATGTGGCCAATCACCAAACATCGGCCCAAGATGTTCCTCCCGATCGGGGAGTCGACCGTCATCGACCGCATCTTTGCCGAGCTCGAGGCTGACGACCGTATCGACGAGGTCTTCGTCAGTACGAACGAGCGCTTCGCACCCGATTTCGAGGCCCACCTCGAGGACCAGCCCTACGAGAAACCGACGCTCTCGATCGAGGAGACCGAGGCCGAAGACGAGAAGTTCGGCGTCGTTGGCGCGCTCGCCCAGCTGATCGATCGGGAGGGCGTCGACGACGACCTGCTCGTGATCGCCGGCGACAATCTGATGAGCTTCGCCGTCGCCGACTTCATCGACTACTTCGAAGCCAAGGGAGCGCCGACGCTCGCCGCCTACGATGTCGGCTCGCGCGACCAGGCCAAATCCTACGGGCTGGTCGATCTCGAGGGCGACCGCGTCGTCGATTTCCAGGAGAAACCCGACGACCCCAAGAGCACGCTCGTCTCCATCGCCTGCTACGCGTTCCCCCGTGATTCGCTCTCCCTGCTCCCGACGTACTTAGAAGACGGCAACAACCCCGACGAGCCCGGCTGGTTCGTCCAGTGGCTCCAGAACCGGGAGCCGACCTACGCCTACACCTTCGAGGGCGCCTGGTACGACATCGGCACCCCCGAGAGCTATCTCGACGCCGTCGCCTGGCATCTGGACGGCGACTCGCTGGTCTCCGAGAGCGCGAGCCTGGAGGACGCCACGATCGGCGAGAATGTCCACGTCATGGAGGGCGCGACCCTCGTCGACACCCACCTCGAACACGCGGTCATCTTCCCCGACGCAGTCGTCCAGAGCGGCGACGTTCGCCGCTCGATCATCGACGAGGGAACCCGCCTCGAGAATCTGGACCTCGCGGGGGCACTCATCGGCGCCCACACGACGATCACGAACGGCGTCTCCGAGTAA